From the Carassius gibelio isolate Cgi1373 ecotype wild population from Czech Republic chromosome B25, carGib1.2-hapl.c, whole genome shotgun sequence genome, one window contains:
- the LOC128013815 gene encoding uncharacterized protein LOC128013815 has protein sequence MEEELQELREVVAQLRAENERLRQDHFLALPGPSDAPSIVPGPSVAAPPQPSSAQAVLPERFVFVPRDRKCQKFNGRVGLSIDEWVEEAKACMQARHLSVSDQAFFLFDHLEGEAREEIRYRSEIERNDPDKIILVLRELYGCSQSYVSLQEAFFSRKQQEGESLLEFSLALMGLLERVTQQSPYVMPNSQVLLRDQFIEHVCDVALRRELKQLIRRQPMLTLLEVRSEALRWEREGMLGSTRGRSNSVPSAYGIQYGVQGESRVGRFPQRSELGELREMLRSQQEQLNKLTQNFARLQAPQSRSQPPHRGPIICRRCQRLGHFARECDGERVPPRPQPPLPTASSSEGRQPGPSALSGN, from the coding sequence ATGGAAGAAGAGTTACAGGAATTGAGGGAAGTAGTAGCTCAGTTGCGGGCAGAAAATGAGAGGTTGCGTCAAGACCACTTTCTTGCGCTTCCTGGCCCTAGTGATGCCCCTTCTATTGTTCCTGGTCCTTCTGTTGCTGCCCCCCCTCAGCCAAGTAGTGCACAGGCAGTCCTGCCAGAACGATTTGTTTTTGTACCTCGAGACAGGAAATGTCAAAAATTCAATGGCAGGGTTGGTCTGAGCATTGATGAGTGGGTTGAAGAGGCCAAAGCTTGTATGCAGGCTCGTCACCTGTCTGTTTCTGATCAAGCTTTCTTCTTGTTTGACCACTTGGAGGGGGAGGCAAGGGAAGAAATTAGGTACCGTTCGGAGATTGAGCGAAATGATCCAGATAAAATTATTTTGGTGTTACGGGAATTATATGGTTGCTCACAGTCATATGTCTCATTACAGGAGGCATTTTTTTCTAGAAAGCAGCAGGAGGGTGAATCATTGTTGGAGTTTTCCCTAGCTTTGATGGGTCTCCTAGAACGTGTGACGCAGCAATCGCCGTATGTTATGCCAAATTCACAAGTTTTGCTACGCGATCAGTTCATTGAACATGTTTGTGACGTGGCCCTTCGCCGAGAATTAAAACAGTTAATACGTCGTCAGCCAATGTTAACATTGTTGGAAGTTCGAAGCGAAGCTCTTAGATGGGAAAGGGAGGGAATGTTGGGGAGTACGAGAGGACGAAGCAATTCCGTTCCATCCGCCTATGGGATTCAGTATGGTGTACAAGGTGAGTCACGGGTGGGTAGATTTCCTCAGCGCTCTGAACTAGGTGAACTGAGGGAAATGCTGAGATCACAGCAAGAGCAATTAAATAAGCTAACTCAAAATTTTGCTCGCTTGCAGGCCCCTCAGTCACGTAGTCAGCCTCCTCACCGCGGCCCCATTATATGTAGGAGGTGCCAACGACTTGGCCACTTTGCTAGAGAGTGCGATGGGGAGCGTGTTCCCCCTCGTCCGCAACCCCCTTTGCCCACTGCGTCGTCATCTGAGGGTAGACAGCCTGGTCCATCTGCGTTGTCGGGAAACTAG